The following coding sequences are from one Mus pahari chromosome X, PAHARI_EIJ_v1.1, whole genome shotgun sequence window:
- the Oosp4b gene encoding LOW QUALITY PROTEIN: oocyte-secreted protein 4B (The sequence of the model RefSeq protein was modified relative to this genomic sequence to represent the inferred CDS: inserted 1 base in 1 codon; substituted 1 base at 1 genomic stop codon) yields the protein MKLTVLLGRFSLVFLLFRNSGLEPAVMSVFFDDWSIVRLXKIFCNNIEIRIGDIHLGNNSSVTRMLSFNYRFSYPVVSCGVNRFMFQENNGFLLSECNXRASLDSVHKFQVACFVERMKLSSLWK from the exons ATGAAGTTAACTGTGCTCTTAGGCaggttttctcttgtttttctattgtttcgGAATTCTGGACTTGAACCAGCAGTGATGTCAGTGTTTTTTGATGATTGGTCGATAGTGAGAC CAAAGATCTTTTGTAACAACATAGAAATTAGAATTGGTGACATACACTTGGGAAATAACAGTTCTGTAACCAGGATGCTGAGCTTCAACTATAGATTTTCTTACCCTGTTGTTTCCTGTGGGGTCAACAGATTTATGTTCCAAGAAAATAATGGTTTTCTATTATCTGAGTGTAATTAGAGAGCAAGTTTGGATAGCGTCCATAAGTTCCAGGTGGCTTGCTTTGTGGAGAGGATGAAATTGTCATCTCTTTGGAAATGA